One Siniperca chuatsi isolate FFG_IHB_CAS linkage group LG3, ASM2008510v1, whole genome shotgun sequence genomic region harbors:
- the LOC122873309 gene encoding sorbin and SH3 domain-containing protein 2-like isoform X7: protein MNTDSGGFARKSVALSLILSPMKRVQSSPNLGTGSDSHSSDLDSWRSRSATDGLKNGDASSSSLAAKGFRSVRPNLQDKKSPTQDINHVPLPPPRRESFHFLPTGTNPPDYSSLVALANDFSPGMLTFTQNEKAVLKESYTISSTSSYSYSETSANPVQQAHQSTVPNDMSNCSASATTNTQAQQRKVSSLKLTPVTIPDPPAHCNSYLDHQAKTQTTGPPPPFSPPPQRGPTMSQPLTQASSLSVHLDPENLKHPEPLPSNNTVELKVPHQAPNQSPTPSQVEITKTPPAVPPRPSPAELLGPPSPDHTARHSPYRCHSSESLDYLSGLMPKALSPTPYVPSGAGSTAGAVSGPSFTTVSSASIFGCMSPSASPVTVSALSHYSSSTAGLLDELQICSLDSPGASPTPSPTLSHVSTYTSTAGPDDVLTTSMASTAAAATVTNGQVLSQAMNGSTSHPQRPLSPPSYPPPPVSLHTGLQRQSRSSEGSELVTRESVISGHTSLSSTVPIARFSEEEKRVSVIKAPHYEGIGPVDESGIPIAIRTTVDRPKDWYKTMFKQIHKVHKADDDYSDTYNATYAVINNDDYSLSSNPTMAHPAPQTHTYRPLAKSPADNGGHLGPREPSPSPVPPPPPPMPSLLQLRARDSDREKDSPDANEWGPPNRKVDTRKYRAEPKSIFEYEPGKSSILEHERPTYDDIDLENEPWYKFFSELEFGRPPPKKRLDYNPDISTRQRIESSLHIAPADKAPERPASAASDYRKRRKSEPSSSQVNAQSQSTTATSPKPVDAYRPSSSLKKPVIRSSPSSPSRAKGGDTCNMYSNNLTSPGPCQRPYLPPVPPDTVHCHEDASQEGSSSSKQSVCCKNSWQTKSQDPETWSSVEEVPPSAGKLKSRSCDDLLNDGHSGSGGCNATRSESAGSLVCDGNPSGSTGSTSTRSLPRLHRRRAHDSPGFLQLYRKMHQIDRAQLIPSEVIRSVRARILELERQPHLHRHRLSPWTPSWGMEVPRDMVPNRISEYERLIKKSKSMPNLGDSEMPSGTTTPGGSSSRASSGGGGTPSFPKRRFSIESLLEEDNNGNSGTVPHAIDHLRRPRSPPEGQPRVGPEPGRGRSFPGPLVPQGPQANPDFSDSEQDAVASDLSDFIQVEGSSFCSESDFDHCSLTSSESLYGSSTLHHHHLRHHHHHHHHPGHQSLGQNQGYQHRHLISTCKGRCPASYTRFTTMLRHERERARQEHQRPSQQSRSSHSQIQSSQSQQAMSKLAFLVSPVPFRRKKGSPPTSRRSSGGGDRGSRPKSKQAIYEALDAALRDIYEHIQTERGHRGTRAPDDSILRRILAELLPNVPERSSSLRGRRGCWLGGHSSTSLYPDGSPTGYASYRGDPSTPRLQSPRLQSPISACYGRHSDTSNNNEYGEEQGDGNDQDVSRCYSAIDGRHTPQSRRPTPDREKQPARAIYDFKAQTAKELTFKKGDAVNIIRQIDNNWYEGEHRGQVGIFPMSYVEKVPSSEKQQPIRPPPPAHVREIGEAVARYNFNADTNVELSLRKGERVIVIRQVDQNWYEGKIPDTTKQGIFPVSYVDIIKRSPSKSTTHHIDPHGYPGNRTPSSTPIKADVSPSTLTQLPDPGLPSHSIPPPLTSLYPSSSSSTSSFTPSSPSFSRSQQQDRNTIPPPLSPRPPSLPHLMTSPPPVSPSPPVSPPPLHSSHPSPNITSQRSVSHPSSSPCLSHPVTSCPDSESSIPLPALSPPKPASPPLATPRSSPTVPHAGCRSPKVKQDPVVGGKPPRSPILSRRSYLSIRGRRRLVQDTLHGGGDPYQAVYNYVPRNEDELELKEGDIVDVMEKCDDGWFVGTSRRSKLFGTFPGNYVKQL from the exons ATGAATACAG ATAGCGGAGGATTCGCTCGCAAAAGCGTGGCCTTGTCACTCATACTCTCTCCTATGAAGAGGGTCCAGAGCTCACCAAATCTAGGCACAG GGAGTGATTCTCACTCATCAGATTTGG ATTCTTGGCGGTCACGCAGTGCAACTGATGGCCTTAAGAATGGAGACGCCAGCAGCTCATCTCTTGCTGCCAAAGGCTTCCGCAGTGTCAGACCCAACCTACAGGACAAAAAGTCACCAACACAG GATATCAATCACGTTCCATTGCCACCCCCCAGGAGAGAAAGTTTCCACTTCTTGCCCACTGGCACTAATCCACCAGACTACAGCTCCCTCGTTGCCCTGGCTAATGATTTTAGCCCTGGAATGCTAACATTCACTCAGAATGAGAAAGCAGTTTTGAAAGAGTCCTACACTATTAGTAGCACATCTTCTTACTCCTACTCAGAGACCAGTGCAAACCCAGTCCAACAGGCACACCAGTCCACTGTCCCAAATGATATGAGCAACTGTAGTGCATCTGCCACCACTAATACACAGGCCCAGCAGCGTAAGGTGTCTTCCCTCAAACTAACCCCTGTCACCATCCCTGACCCCCCGGCTCATTGCAACTCTTACCTTGACCACCAAGCTAAGACCCAGACCACAGGTCCCCCTCCACCCTTTTCCCCACCTCCACAAAGGGGTCCCACCATGTCTCAGCCCCTGACACAGGCATCCTCTCTTTCCGTCCACTTGGACCCAGAGAATCTGAAACATCCAGAGCCTCTGCCTTCAAACAACACAGTGGAACTCAAGGTCCCACATCAAGCCCCAAATCAAAGTCCAACTCCATCCCAGGTGGAGATAACGAAGACTCCTCCTGCAGTTCCACCAAGACCTTCTCCTGCAGAACTGTTG GGGCCTCCCTCCCCTGACCACACAGCACGGCACTCCCCCTATCGCTGCCACAGCTCAGAATCACTCGACTACCTGTCAGGCCTAATGCCCAAGGCTCTATCGCCCACCCCGTATGTTCCTAGTGGAGCTGGCAGCACAGCCGGTGCAGTCAGCGGGCCGAGCTTTACCACAGTCAGCAGTGCGAGCATCTTTGGCTGCATGTCACCCTCGGCTTCCCCTGTGACGGTGTCAGCTCTCAGCCACTACTCGTCGTCCACGGCTGGTCTGCTGGACGAGCTGCAGATCTGTAGCCTGGACTCACCTGGCGCCTCACCCACGCCGTCGCCCACCCTCAGCCATGTCTCTACCTACACATCCACTGCTGGCCCTGATGATGTGCTAACAACCTCTATGGCCTCCACTGCTGCAGCAGCCACTGTCACTAAC GGCCAGGTCCTCTCTCAAGCTATGAATGGAAGTACTAGCCATCCACAGAGGCCCCTCTCTCCCCCATCCTATCCTCCTCCCCCAGTCTCACTCCACACTGGGCTCCAGAGACAGAGCAGGAGTTCAG AGGGCAGCGAGTTAGTTACCAGGGAGTCTGTGATTTCAGGCCACACCAGCCTCAGCAGCACTGTGCCCATTGCCCGCTTctcagaagaagagaaaagggtGTCCGTCATTAAAGCCCCTCATTATGAAGGCATCGGCCCCGTGGATGAGTCTGGCATCCCTATCGCCATCCGCACG ACGGTGGATAGGCCTAAGGATTGGTACAAAACTATGTTCAAACAGATCCACAAGGTTCATAAAGCAG ATGATGACTATTCTGACACATACAATGCAACATATGCTGTCATAAACAATG ATGACTACAGTTTGTCATCCAACCCCACCATGGCCCACCCTGCCCCCCAGACACATACGTACAGGCCACTCGCCAAAAGCCCAGCAGACAACGGAGGGCATCTGGGGCCTCGGGAGCCTTCGCCATCCCCTGtacccccaccacctccacctatGCCATCTCTCCTCCAACTGAGGGCCAGAGACAGTGACCGCGAGAAAGACTCGCCTGACGC GAATGAATGGGGTCCTCCCAACAGGAAAGTGGACACACGAAAGTACCGTGCAGAGCCCAAGAGTATTTTTGAGTATGAGCCTGGGAAGTCCTCTATTTTGGAGCATGAAAGACCA ACCTATGATGACATAGATTTAGAGAACGAGCCTTGGTATAAGTTCTTTTCCGAGCTGGAGTTTGGGCGGCCG CCTCCTAAAAAACGGCTGGATTATAATCCAGACATCTCCACTCGCCAGCGCATTGAG AGTTCCCTGCACATCGCTCCTGCTGACAAGGCTCCAGAGAGACCTGCAAG TGCTGCCAGTGACtacaggaagagaaggaagtCTGAGCCGTCAAGTTCCCAAGTGAATGCTCAGTCTCAGAGTACAACTGCAACTTCCCCTAAACCGGTGGACGCCTACAGACCCAGCAGCAGCCTAAAGAAACCTGTGATTCGTTCCTCACCATCCTCACCCTCCAGAGCcaaag GTGGGGACACATGCAACATGTATTCAAACAATTTGACCTCCCCAGGTCCTTGTCAGCGCCCCTATCTGCCCCCTGTCCCCCCTGACACTGTCCATTGCCATGAGGATGCCAGCCAGGAAGGCAGCTCCTCCTCCAAGCAGTCTGTCTGTTGTAAGAACAGTTGGCAGACCAAATCCCAGGATCCTGAGACATGGAGCAGTGTGGAAGAGGTACCGCCCTCTGCTGGCAAGCTCAAGTCACGCAGCTGTGATGACTTACTCAATGATGGGCATTCTGGCTCAGGCGGGTGCAACGCCACCCGCTCAGAAAGTGCTGGGTCACTGGTTTGTGATGGGAATCCCTCAGGTTCCACTGGATCCACCTCCACTCGCTCATTGCCTCGCCTCCACCGGCGACGGGCACACGATTCTCCAGGCTTTCTCCAGCTCTATCGCAAGATGCACCAGATTGACCGAGCTCAGCTCATCCCATCTGAAGTCATCCGCTCGGTCCGTGCTCGCATCCTGGAGCTAGAGCGCCAACCTCACCTGCATCGGCATCGCCTCTCTCCTTGGACACCGTCTTGGGGCATGGAGGTGCCACGCGATATGGTGCCAAATCGCATTTCTGAATATGAGCGCCTTATTAAGAAGTCCAAATCCATGCCCAACTTGGGTGACAGTGAGATGCCTTCAGGCACTACCACACCAGGTGGCTCGTCATCTCGAGccagcagtggtggtggtggcacACCCAGTTTTCCAAAACGCCGTTTTTCCATTGAATCTTTACTAGAGGAAGATAACAATGGCAACAGTGGAACAGTACCTCACGCCATTGATCACTTGCGTCGACCTCGTAGCCCACCTGAGGGCCAGCCTCGGGTTGGGCCGGAACCCGGCCGTGGGCGTTCCTTTCCTGGTCCTCTTGTTCCCCAAGGCCCACAAGCCAACCCAGACTTCTCTGACAGTGAACAAGACGCTGTTGCGTCAGACCTCAGTGACTTCATCCAGGTGGAGGGCTCCTCATTTTGTAGCGAGAGTGACTTTGACCATTGCTCACTAACCTCCTCTGAGAGCTTGTACGGCTCTTCcaccctccaccaccaccaccttcgtcatcaccaccaccatcaccaccaccctgGTCATCAAAGTCTAGGCCAGAACCAGGGCTACCAACACCGCCACCTCATCAGCACCTGCAAAGGCCGCTGCCCGGCCTCTTATACTCGTTTTACAACCATGCTTCGCCATGAGAGAGAACGAGCGCGCCAGGAGCACCAGAGACCTTCACAGCAGAGCCGCAGCAGCCATTCCCAAATCCAGAGCTCACAATCCCAGCAAGCGATGTCCAAGCTGGCCTTTCTGGTCAGCCCAGTGCCTTTCCGCAGGAAAAAGGGCTCACCACCTACCTCTAGAAGAAGCAGTGGTGGCGGAGATCGAGGTAGCAGACCCAAGTCCAAACAGGCCATTTACGAAGCACTAGATGCAGCCTTGAGAGACATATATGAGCACATTCAAACAGAGAGAGGCCACAGAGGAACTAGGGCACCTGATGATAGCATCCTGAGGAGAATACTGGCTGAACTGCTTCCAAATGTGCCTGAACGAAGCTCCTCATTgcgggggaggagggggtgttGGCTTGGTGGTCACTCCTCAACATCTTTGTACCCAGATGGGAGCCCCACTGGGTATGCCTCGTATAGAGGGGATCCCTCCACACCACGGTTACAGTCACCACGGCTACAGTCACCAATCAGTGCCTGTTACGGACGCCACTCAGACACCTCAAACAATAATGAATATGGAGAGGAGCAGGGCGATGGAAATG ACCAGGATGTCTCCAGGTGTTATTCTGCCATAGATGGACGCCACACACCCCAGAGTAGAAGGCCTACTCCTGACAGAGAG aAACAGCCTGCGAGAGCCATTTATGATTTTAAGGCACAAACAGCTAA GGAGCTGACATTTAAGAAGGGTGATGCAGTGAACATCATCCGGCAGATAGACAACAACTGGTATGAAGGAGAGCACCGCGGACAGGTTGGGATATTTCCCATGTCATATGTAGAA aaggTGCCGTCCTCAGAGAAGCAGCAGCCGATTCGTCCTCCTCCGCCAGCACATGTCAGAGAGATCGGAGAGGCAGTAGCCCGCTACAACTTCAATGCTGATACTAATGTGGAGCTATCGCTCAGAAAG ggtgaGAGAGTAATTGTGATAAGGCAGGTGGACCAGAACTGGTATGAGGGGAAGATCCCAGACACAACCAAACAGGGCATCTTTCCTGTGTCATACGTTGACATCATCAAGCGTTCCCCATCCAAGAGCACCACCCACCACATAGACCCACATGGTTACCCTGGTAACAGGACACCAAGCTCTACACCCATCAAG GCTGATGTCTCTCCTTCCACTCTGACACAGCTTCCTGACCCCGGCCTCCCCTCACACTCCATACCACCACCTCTGACCTCCTTAtatccctcttcttcttcttctacttcttctttcACTCCGTCTTCACCTTCTTTCTCCCGGTCACAACAGCAGGATCGTAACACCATCCCTCCCCCCCTCTCCCCTCGGCCCCCATCCCTTCCTCACCTCATGACATCACCACCTCCAGTCTCTCCCTCGCCGCCTGTCTCACCACCTCCCCTCCACTCCTCTCACCCCTCTCCAAACATTACCTCACAGCGCTCTGTCTCTCACCCCTCAAgctctccctgtctttctcatCCGGTCACATCCTGCCCCGACTCAGAATCGTCTATTCCCCTTCCCGCCCTGTCTCCCCCGAAACCCGCCTCTCCTCCCCTCGCCACTCCACGCTCTTCCCCCACTGTTCCCCATGCAGGATGTAGGTCTCCCAAGGTGAAG CAGGATCCAGTTGTTGGTGGTAAACCTCCTCGTAGCCCCATCTTGTCCCGGAGGTCCTATCTGTCCATTAGAGGTCGAAGG CGTTTAGTACAGGATACACTCCATGGTGGAGGAGACCC GTACCAGGCTGTGTACAACTACGTGCCTCGCAACGAGGACGAGCTGGAGCTGAAGGAGGGCGACATTGTAGATGTGATGGAGAAATGTGATGATGGCTGGTTTGTTG
- the LOC122873309 gene encoding sorbin and SH3 domain-containing protein 2-like isoform X14 — MNTDSGGFARKSVALSLILSPMKRVQSSPNLGTGSDSHSSDLDSWRSRSATDGLKNGDASSSSLAAKGFRSVRPNLQDKKSPTQDINHVPLPPPRRESFHFLPTGTNPPDYSSLVALANDFSPGMLTFTQNEKAVLKESYTISSTSSYSYSETSANPVQQAHQSTVPNDMSNCSASATTNTQAQQRKVSSLKLTPVTIPDPPAHCNSYLDHQAKTQTTGPPPPFSPPPQRGPTMSQPLTQASSLSVHLDPENLKHPEPLPSNNTVELKVPHQAPNQSPTPSQVEITKTPPAVPPRPSPAELLGQVLSQAMNGSTSHPQRPLSPPSYPPPPVSLHTGLQRQSRSSEGSELVTRESVISGHTSLSSTVPIARFSEEEKRVSVIKAPHYEGIGPVDESGIPIAIRTTVDRPKDWYKTMFKQIHKVHKADDDYSDTYNATYAVINNDDYSLSSNPTMAHPAPQTHTYRPLAKSPADNGGHLGPREPSPSPVPPPPPPMPSLLQLRARDSDREKDSPDANEWGPPNRKVDTRKYRAEPKSIFEYEPGKSSILEHERPTYDDIDLENEPWYKFFSELEFGRPPPKKRLDYNPDISTRQRIESSLHIAPADKAPERPASAASDYRKRRKSEPSSSQVNAQSQSTTATSPKPVDAYRPSSSLKKPVIRSSPSSPSRAKGGDTCNMYSNNLTSPGPCQRPYLPPVPPDTVHCHEDASQEGSSSSKQSVCCKNSWQTKSQDPETWSSVEEVPPSAGKLKSRSCDDLLNDGHSGSGGCNATRSESAGSLVCDGNPSGSTGSTSTRSLPRLHRRRAHDSPGFLQLYRKMHQIDRAQLIPSEVIRSVRARILELERQPHLHRHRLSPWTPSWGMEVPRDMVPNRISEYERLIKKSKSMPNLGDSEMPSGTTTPGGSSSRASSGGGGTPSFPKRRFSIESLLEEDNNGNSGTVPHAIDHLRRPRSPPEGQPRVGPEPGRGRSFPGPLVPQGPQANPDFSDSEQDAVASDLSDFIQVEGSSFCSESDFDHCSLTSSESLYGSSTLHHHHLRHHHHHHHHPGHQSLGQNQGYQHRHLISTCKGRCPASYTRFTTMLRHERERARQEHQRPSQQSRSSHSQIQSSQSQQAMSKLAFLVSPVPFRRKKGSPPTSRRSSGGGDRGSRPKSKQAIYEALDAALRDIYEHIQTERGHRGTRAPDDSILRRILAELLPNVPERSSSLRGRRGCWLGGHSSTSLYPDGSPTGYASYRGDPSTPRLQSPRLQSPISACYGRHSDTSNNNEYGEEQGDGNGLCYSDQDVSRCYSAIDGRHTPQSRRPTPDREVSHKQMTQLILFSLLHQKQPARAIYDFKAQTAKELTFKKGDAVNIIRQIDNNWYEGEHRGQVGIFPMSYVEKVPSSEKQQPIRPPPPAHVREIGEAVARYNFNADTNVELSLRKGERVIVIRQVDQNWYEGKIPDTTKQGIFPVSYVDIIKRSPSKSTTHHIDPHGYPGNRTPSSTPIKADVSPSTLTQLPDPGLPSHSIPPPLTSLYPSSSSSTSSFTPSSPSFSRSQQQDRNTIPPPLSPRPPSLPHLMTSPPPVSPSPPVSPPPLHSSHPSPNITSQRSVSHPSSSPCLSHPVTSCPDSESSIPLPALSPPKPASPPLATPRSSPTVPHAGCRSPKVKQDPVVGGKPPRSPILSRRSYLSIRGRRRLVQDTLHGGGDPYQAVYNYVPRNEDELELKEGDIVDVMEKCDDGWFVGTSRRSKLFGTFPGNYVKQL; from the exons ATGAATACAG ATAGCGGAGGATTCGCTCGCAAAAGCGTGGCCTTGTCACTCATACTCTCTCCTATGAAGAGGGTCCAGAGCTCACCAAATCTAGGCACAG GGAGTGATTCTCACTCATCAGATTTGG ATTCTTGGCGGTCACGCAGTGCAACTGATGGCCTTAAGAATGGAGACGCCAGCAGCTCATCTCTTGCTGCCAAAGGCTTCCGCAGTGTCAGACCCAACCTACAGGACAAAAAGTCACCAACACAG GATATCAATCACGTTCCATTGCCACCCCCCAGGAGAGAAAGTTTCCACTTCTTGCCCACTGGCACTAATCCACCAGACTACAGCTCCCTCGTTGCCCTGGCTAATGATTTTAGCCCTGGAATGCTAACATTCACTCAGAATGAGAAAGCAGTTTTGAAAGAGTCCTACACTATTAGTAGCACATCTTCTTACTCCTACTCAGAGACCAGTGCAAACCCAGTCCAACAGGCACACCAGTCCACTGTCCCAAATGATATGAGCAACTGTAGTGCATCTGCCACCACTAATACACAGGCCCAGCAGCGTAAGGTGTCTTCCCTCAAACTAACCCCTGTCACCATCCCTGACCCCCCGGCTCATTGCAACTCTTACCTTGACCACCAAGCTAAGACCCAGACCACAGGTCCCCCTCCACCCTTTTCCCCACCTCCACAAAGGGGTCCCACCATGTCTCAGCCCCTGACACAGGCATCCTCTCTTTCCGTCCACTTGGACCCAGAGAATCTGAAACATCCAGAGCCTCTGCCTTCAAACAACACAGTGGAACTCAAGGTCCCACATCAAGCCCCAAATCAAAGTCCAACTCCATCCCAGGTGGAGATAACGAAGACTCCTCCTGCAGTTCCACCAAGACCTTCTCCTGCAGAACTGTTG GGCCAGGTCCTCTCTCAAGCTATGAATGGAAGTACTAGCCATCCACAGAGGCCCCTCTCTCCCCCATCCTATCCTCCTCCCCCAGTCTCACTCCACACTGGGCTCCAGAGACAGAGCAGGAGTTCAG AGGGCAGCGAGTTAGTTACCAGGGAGTCTGTGATTTCAGGCCACACCAGCCTCAGCAGCACTGTGCCCATTGCCCGCTTctcagaagaagagaaaagggtGTCCGTCATTAAAGCCCCTCATTATGAAGGCATCGGCCCCGTGGATGAGTCTGGCATCCCTATCGCCATCCGCACG ACGGTGGATAGGCCTAAGGATTGGTACAAAACTATGTTCAAACAGATCCACAAGGTTCATAAAGCAG ATGATGACTATTCTGACACATACAATGCAACATATGCTGTCATAAACAATG ATGACTACAGTTTGTCATCCAACCCCACCATGGCCCACCCTGCCCCCCAGACACATACGTACAGGCCACTCGCCAAAAGCCCAGCAGACAACGGAGGGCATCTGGGGCCTCGGGAGCCTTCGCCATCCCCTGtacccccaccacctccacctatGCCATCTCTCCTCCAACTGAGGGCCAGAGACAGTGACCGCGAGAAAGACTCGCCTGACGC GAATGAATGGGGTCCTCCCAACAGGAAAGTGGACACACGAAAGTACCGTGCAGAGCCCAAGAGTATTTTTGAGTATGAGCCTGGGAAGTCCTCTATTTTGGAGCATGAAAGACCA ACCTATGATGACATAGATTTAGAGAACGAGCCTTGGTATAAGTTCTTTTCCGAGCTGGAGTTTGGGCGGCCG CCTCCTAAAAAACGGCTGGATTATAATCCAGACATCTCCACTCGCCAGCGCATTGAG AGTTCCCTGCACATCGCTCCTGCTGACAAGGCTCCAGAGAGACCTGCAAG TGCTGCCAGTGACtacaggaagagaaggaagtCTGAGCCGTCAAGTTCCCAAGTGAATGCTCAGTCTCAGAGTACAACTGCAACTTCCCCTAAACCGGTGGACGCCTACAGACCCAGCAGCAGCCTAAAGAAACCTGTGATTCGTTCCTCACCATCCTCACCCTCCAGAGCcaaag GTGGGGACACATGCAACATGTATTCAAACAATTTGACCTCCCCAGGTCCTTGTCAGCGCCCCTATCTGCCCCCTGTCCCCCCTGACACTGTCCATTGCCATGAGGATGCCAGCCAGGAAGGCAGCTCCTCCTCCAAGCAGTCTGTCTGTTGTAAGAACAGTTGGCAGACCAAATCCCAGGATCCTGAGACATGGAGCAGTGTGGAAGAGGTACCGCCCTCTGCTGGCAAGCTCAAGTCACGCAGCTGTGATGACTTACTCAATGATGGGCATTCTGGCTCAGGCGGGTGCAACGCCACCCGCTCAGAAAGTGCTGGGTCACTGGTTTGTGATGGGAATCCCTCAGGTTCCACTGGATCCACCTCCACTCGCTCATTGCCTCGCCTCCACCGGCGACGGGCACACGATTCTCCAGGCTTTCTCCAGCTCTATCGCAAGATGCACCAGATTGACCGAGCTCAGCTCATCCCATCTGAAGTCATCCGCTCGGTCCGTGCTCGCATCCTGGAGCTAGAGCGCCAACCTCACCTGCATCGGCATCGCCTCTCTCCTTGGACACCGTCTTGGGGCATGGAGGTGCCACGCGATATGGTGCCAAATCGCATTTCTGAATATGAGCGCCTTATTAAGAAGTCCAAATCCATGCCCAACTTGGGTGACAGTGAGATGCCTTCAGGCACTACCACACCAGGTGGCTCGTCATCTCGAGccagcagtggtggtggtggcacACCCAGTTTTCCAAAACGCCGTTTTTCCATTGAATCTTTACTAGAGGAAGATAACAATGGCAACAGTGGAACAGTACCTCACGCCATTGATCACTTGCGTCGACCTCGTAGCCCACCTGAGGGCCAGCCTCGGGTTGGGCCGGAACCCGGCCGTGGGCGTTCCTTTCCTGGTCCTCTTGTTCCCCAAGGCCCACAAGCCAACCCAGACTTCTCTGACAGTGAACAAGACGCTGTTGCGTCAGACCTCAGTGACTTCATCCAGGTGGAGGGCTCCTCATTTTGTAGCGAGAGTGACTTTGACCATTGCTCACTAACCTCCTCTGAGAGCTTGTACGGCTCTTCcaccctccaccaccaccaccttcgtcatcaccaccaccatcaccaccaccctgGTCATCAAAGTCTAGGCCAGAACCAGGGCTACCAACACCGCCACCTCATCAGCACCTGCAAAGGCCGCTGCCCGGCCTCTTATACTCGTTTTACAACCATGCTTCGCCATGAGAGAGAACGAGCGCGCCAGGAGCACCAGAGACCTTCACAGCAGAGCCGCAGCAGCCATTCCCAAATCCAGAGCTCACAATCCCAGCAAGCGATGTCCAAGCTGGCCTTTCTGGTCAGCCCAGTGCCTTTCCGCAGGAAAAAGGGCTCACCACCTACCTCTAGAAGAAGCAGTGGTGGCGGAGATCGAGGTAGCAGACCCAAGTCCAAACAGGCCATTTACGAAGCACTAGATGCAGCCTTGAGAGACATATATGAGCACATTCAAACAGAGAGAGGCCACAGAGGAACTAGGGCACCTGATGATAGCATCCTGAGGAGAATACTGGCTGAACTGCTTCCAAATGTGCCTGAACGAAGCTCCTCATTgcgggggaggagggggtgttGGCTTGGTGGTCACTCCTCAACATCTTTGTACCCAGATGGGAGCCCCACTGGGTATGCCTCGTATAGAGGGGATCCCTCCACACCACGGTTACAGTCACCACGGCTACAGTCACCAATCAGTGCCTGTTACGGACGCCACTCAGACACCTCAAACAATAATGAATATGGAGAGGAGCAGGGCGATGGAAATGGTCTCTGTTATTCAG ACCAGGATGTCTCCAGGTGTTATTCTGCCATAGATGGACGCCACACACCCCAGAGTAGAAGGCCTACTCCTGACAGAGAG GTCTCCCATAAACAGATGACACAACttattcttttctctctcctccatcagaAACAGCCTGCGAGAGCCATTTATGATTTTAAGGCACAAACAGCTAA GGAGCTGACATTTAAGAAGGGTGATGCAGTGAACATCATCCGGCAGATAGACAACAACTGGTATGAAGGAGAGCACCGCGGACAGGTTGGGATATTTCCCATGTCATATGTAGAA aaggTGCCGTCCTCAGAGAAGCAGCAGCCGATTCGTCCTCCTCCGCCAGCACATGTCAGAGAGATCGGAGAGGCAGTAGCCCGCTACAACTTCAATGCTGATACTAATGTGGAGCTATCGCTCAGAAAG ggtgaGAGAGTAATTGTGATAAGGCAGGTGGACCAGAACTGGTATGAGGGGAAGATCCCAGACACAACCAAACAGGGCATCTTTCCTGTGTCATACGTTGACATCATCAAGCGTTCCCCATCCAAGAGCACCACCCACCACATAGACCCACATGGTTACCCTGGTAACAGGACACCAAGCTCTACACCCATCAAG GCTGATGTCTCTCCTTCCACTCTGACACAGCTTCCTGACCCCGGCCTCCCCTCACACTCCATACCACCACCTCTGACCTCCTTAtatccctcttcttcttcttctacttcttctttcACTCCGTCTTCACCTTCTTTCTCCCGGTCACAACAGCAGGATCGTAACACCATCCCTCCCCCCCTCTCCCCTCGGCCCCCATCCCTTCCTCACCTCATGACATCACCACCTCCAGTCTCTCCCTCGCCGCCTGTCTCACCACCTCCCCTCCACTCCTCTCACCCCTCTCCAAACATTACCTCACAGCGCTCTGTCTCTCACCCCTCAAgctctccctgtctttctcatCCGGTCACATCCTGCCCCGACTCAGAATCGTCTATTCCCCTTCCCGCCCTGTCTCCCCCGAAACCCGCCTCTCCTCCCCTCGCCACTCCACGCTCTTCCCCCACTGTTCCCCATGCAGGATGTAGGTCTCCCAAGGTGAAG CAGGATCCAGTTGTTGGTGGTAAACCTCCTCGTAGCCCCATCTTGTCCCGGAGGTCCTATCTGTCCATTAGAGGTCGAAGG CGTTTAGTACAGGATACACTCCATGGTGGAGGAGACCC GTACCAGGCTGTGTACAACTACGTGCCTCGCAACGAGGACGAGCTGGAGCTGAAGGAGGGCGACATTGTAGATGTGATGGAGAAATGTGATGATGGCTGGTTTGTTG